The nucleotide sequence ATCGCCAGGGTGCTTACCGGCATTACCACCTGCGGGGTCTCGCTGGTACGGGTGATTGAGCTTCCCTCCGGAGAGGTCTCCAGCTTCCATCCACCCTGGTTCCAGGGGCAGAAGTCATCACTTATCTCAAAGG is from Dehalococcoidales bacterium and encodes:
- a CDS encoding sterol carrier protein domain-containing protein; its protein translation is FEISDDFCPWNQGGWKLETSPEGSSITRTSETPQVVMPVSTLAMLVFGQISATEAARMARLEVNEPDALPMWDRTMHTRYRPICTDMF